From one Streptomyces sp. N50 genomic stretch:
- a CDS encoding muconolactone Delta-isomerase family protein has product MREFLVEITTTIPEGTAQEEVDRRRAAEAVRARELAATGQLARLWRPVGELRSVGVWRAADEEELHTKVLGTLPLHAWMTFTVTPLEPHPNDPGHAA; this is encoded by the coding sequence CTGCGAGAGTTCCTGGTCGAGATCACCACCACGATCCCCGAGGGCACCGCCCAGGAGGAGGTCGACCGGCGCCGCGCCGCCGAGGCCGTCCGCGCCCGCGAACTGGCCGCGACCGGCCAGCTGGCCCGACTGTGGCGTCCGGTCGGCGAGCTGCGCAGCGTCGGCGTCTGGCGCGCCGCCGACGAGGAGGAACTCCACACGAAGGTGCTCGGCACCCTGCCCCTGCACGCGTGGATGACCTTCACCGTCACCCCGCTCGAACCGCACCCGAACGACCCGGGCCATGCGGCGTAA
- a CDS encoding GAF domain-containing protein: MSYDPPRPAGRLLLTPEDKEAPQRRRRLRGLGLGSHPDPALDAFADHLADLTGAPYAMVNFIDENRQFFAGLHTPGGVGLPRPVTGGEHAKPEVGRQLARDYGFCPHVVVRRKALVLEDVCDYPRFAGNPVVDEFGIRSYLGAPLIDSTGMVLGTVCVVDTEPRPWGKPGLETIKSTAAELVARLELLGGGQADNR; encoded by the coding sequence ATGAGCTACGACCCGCCGCGTCCGGCCGGTCGTCTGCTGCTCACGCCCGAGGACAAGGAGGCCCCTCAACGGCGGCGCCGACTGCGGGGGTTGGGCCTCGGCTCACACCCGGACCCGGCACTCGACGCCTTCGCCGACCATCTCGCCGACCTGACCGGGGCGCCGTACGCCATGGTGAACTTCATCGACGAGAACCGGCAGTTCTTCGCCGGACTGCACACTCCGGGCGGGGTGGGACTGCCCCGGCCCGTCACGGGAGGCGAGCACGCCAAGCCCGAGGTGGGACGGCAGTTGGCGCGTGATTACGGTTTCTGCCCCCATGTGGTGGTCAGACGTAAGGCGTTGGTGCTGGAGGACGTCTGCGACTACCCGCGGTTCGCGGGCAATCCGGTCGTCGACGAGTTCGGGATCCGTTCCTATCTGGGGGCGCCGCTCATCGACTCCACGGGGATGGTGCTGGGCACCGTGTGTGTCGTCGACACCGAGCCGCGGCCGTGGGGGAAGCCGGGTCTGGAGACGATCAAGTCGACGGCGGCGGAGCTGGTGGCCCGCCTCGAACTGCTCGGCGGGGGACAGGCGGACAATCGCTAG
- a CDS encoding GTP-binding protein, whose product MDYDDSSDYESGHDPFPTALKILVAGGFGVGKTTFVGAVSEIAPLSTEELLTTVSAATDDLEGIENKVETTVAMDFGRITLDPEHVLYLFGTPGQERFWFMWDELSEGALGAVILADTRRLEECFAAVDFFEQRGLGFIVAINEFDGSYRYDPEEVRAAIDLDPGIPVVRCDARISSSGVQTLLTLVRHLIAHAPAHVPSHGAHM is encoded by the coding sequence ATGGACTACGACGACAGCTCTGACTACGAGAGCGGCCACGACCCCTTCCCCACCGCACTGAAGATCCTGGTGGCGGGCGGCTTCGGCGTCGGCAAGACGACCTTCGTCGGCGCGGTGAGCGAGATCGCGCCGCTCAGCACGGAGGAGCTGCTCACCACGGTCAGCGCCGCGACCGACGACCTCGAAGGCATCGAGAACAAGGTCGAGACGACCGTGGCGATGGACTTCGGCCGGATCACCCTCGACCCGGAACACGTGCTCTATCTGTTCGGTACGCCCGGACAGGAGCGGTTCTGGTTCATGTGGGACGAACTGTCCGAAGGCGCCCTCGGCGCGGTGATCCTCGCCGACACCCGCCGTCTGGAGGAGTGCTTCGCGGCCGTCGACTTCTTCGAACAGCGCGGCCTCGGCTTCATCGTCGCGATCAACGAGTTCGACGGCTCCTACCGCTACGACCCCGAGGAGGTGCGCGCCGCCATAGACCTCGACCCCGGGATCCCGGTCGTCCGCTGCGACGCGCGGATCTCCAGTTCCGGTGTCCAGACCCTGCTGACCCTCGTCCGCCATCTCATCGCCCACGCCCCGGCACACGTGCCGAGCCATGGTGCCCACATGTGA
- a CDS encoding LysR family transcriptional regulator: protein MTDVELRQLRYFVAVAEELNFGRAADRLLIAGPSLSQQIKALERDLGVRLFDRDRRSVSLTPAGAALLPHTRALLERADDLRRRAGRLAGSEAVRLGYVNWLPADLTSRTAGVAQVHVDAWVAPSHTQAARVADGSLDLAVCWVRDEDLKRHGLRARLLGADRLYAVSPGTDTGDVRARDTTVLLDDDTNSWSSWNVYAEQLAQDTGAQAVAISDGGITGPAFFDHVRRSRRPVVNSPKGQTTSLPSDLVRREIVGPAVHWTWSLVWREGETRTSVLAAVDALCDGVGDLGLRAPDAWLPEGDPHR, encoded by the coding sequence ATGACGGACGTGGAGCTGCGCCAACTGAGGTACTTCGTCGCCGTCGCCGAGGAGCTGAACTTCGGCCGGGCCGCCGACCGCCTCCTGATCGCCGGTCCGTCCCTCTCTCAGCAGATCAAGGCCCTCGAACGCGATCTGGGCGTACGGCTCTTCGACCGCGACCGCCGCTCGGTCTCCCTCACCCCGGCCGGCGCCGCGCTGCTCCCGCACACCCGCGCCCTGCTGGAGCGCGCCGACGACCTCAGGCGCCGGGCCGGGCGGCTCGCGGGCTCGGAGGCGGTGCGGCTCGGCTATGTCAACTGGCTTCCCGCGGACCTGACTTCGCGTACCGCCGGGGTCGCCCAGGTGCACGTCGACGCGTGGGTCGCGCCCTCGCACACGCAGGCCGCCCGGGTCGCGGACGGCAGCCTGGACCTCGCCGTGTGCTGGGTACGGGACGAGGACCTGAAGCGGCACGGACTGCGGGCCCGGCTGCTCGGCGCGGACCGGCTGTACGCGGTGTCCCCGGGCACCGACACCGGGGACGTGCGGGCCCGGGACACCACCGTGCTCCTCGACGACGACACCAATTCCTGGTCGTCCTGGAACGTCTACGCCGAGCAGCTCGCGCAGGACACCGGGGCACAGGCCGTGGCCATTTCCGACGGTGGGATCACCGGCCCGGCGTTCTTCGACCACGTGCGCCGCAGTCGCCGTCCGGTCGTCAACTCGCCCAAGGGGCAGACCACTTCACTGCCGTCCGACCTGGTGCGCCGCGAGATCGTCGGGCCGGCCGTCCACTGGACCTGGTCGCTGGTGTGGCGCGAGGGCGAGACGCGGACGTCGGTGCTCGCGGCCGTGGACGCGCTCTGTGACGGTGTCGGCGACCTGGGGCTGCGTGCCCCCGACGCCTGGCTGCCCGAGGGCGACCCGCACCGCTGA
- a CDS encoding TetR/AcrR family transcriptional regulator, whose protein sequence is MGRTSDAGEKILAAGRSLFEARGYSALGVAEICKAAGVPKGSFYYFYASKEALALAVVDEHWADQRREWTRILSGETGGAQPLDRLRQLFEETEAGQHAVQQGCGTVLGCLLGNLSLEMSNQTEAVRARLQEIFDAQVEMVAAVIGEARERGDVTVNDPREAARSVVAQLEGQVMFAKLYNNTGRLSPLWANCLALLGARTA, encoded by the coding sequence ATGGGCAGGACCAGTGATGCCGGAGAGAAGATCCTCGCCGCCGGGAGGTCGCTCTTCGAGGCGCGCGGTTACTCGGCGCTGGGGGTGGCCGAGATCTGCAAGGCGGCCGGGGTGCCGAAGGGCAGTTTCTACTACTTCTACGCGTCGAAGGAGGCCCTCGCGCTGGCCGTCGTCGACGAGCACTGGGCGGACCAGCGCCGGGAGTGGACGCGCATCCTCAGCGGGGAGACCGGCGGTGCTCAACCGCTGGACCGGCTACGGCAGTTGTTCGAGGAGACCGAGGCCGGACAGCACGCCGTACAGCAGGGCTGCGGCACCGTGCTCGGCTGCCTGTTGGGCAATCTCAGTCTGGAGATGAGCAATCAGACCGAGGCTGTTCGCGCGCGGCTGCAGGAGATCTTCGACGCCCAGGTCGAGATGGTCGCCGCGGTCATCGGCGAGGCACGGGAGCGCGGGGACGTCACCGTCAACGACCCCCGGGAGGCGGCGCGTTCGGTCGTCGCGCAGTTGGAGGGCCAGGTGATGTTCGCGAAGCTCTACAACAACACCGGGCGTCTGAGCCCCCTTTGGGCCAACTGCCTGGCGCTGCTCGGGGCCCGTACCGCCTGA
- a CDS encoding DUF742 domain-containing protein, whose product MATAGDGPWLDDAAGRLVRPFTVSNGRTRPSVALDLLSQVMATGATPLGYLGPEHAQALDLCRAPVSVAEVAAHLKLPAAVTKVLLSDLVDCGALTTKPPEFHHNPTDRSLLEAVLDGLRRQL is encoded by the coding sequence GTGGCGACGGCCGGCGACGGGCCTTGGTTGGACGACGCGGCCGGACGTCTGGTGCGCCCCTTCACGGTCAGCAACGGCCGGACCCGGCCCTCCGTCGCACTCGACCTCCTGTCGCAGGTGATGGCCACCGGAGCCACCCCCCTCGGCTACCTCGGACCCGAGCACGCGCAGGCGCTCGACCTGTGCCGCGCGCCCGTCTCGGTCGCCGAGGTCGCCGCCCACCTGAAGCTGCCGGCCGCGGTCACCAAGGTGCTGCTGTCGGACCTCGTCGACTGCGGGGCGCTGACCACCAAGCCACCCGAGTTCCACCACAACCCCACTGACCGGTCTCTTCTGGAGGCAGTGCTCGATGGACTACGACGACAGCTCTGA
- a CDS encoding YbfB/YjiJ family MFS transporter: MSPSAQVPAPRAEGPLLSPWTHVTRVAAALAAGMGVGRFVYTPILPLMHTQAGLSTTAGAHLATANYVGYLLGALAGTLIPALVRSRAVLRGSFVVLTGTLAAMPATHSTTTWIALRLLAGVASALIFVVAVSSLLGHLRNHPAHMPGWGFGGVGAGIALSGLLVLALRSVADWQVAWWSSAALAAALATAAWNLRPEIPPAPSTGARDTVVDPWFGALFVSYTLEGVGYIVAGTFLVAAIGQRSPGWIGSGAWVLVGMAAVPSSALWARLGRRWSRPGLLCVALAIQAVGIALPALIGGVAAALVSAVLFGATFIGVSTLALATGAELRFPRSVALLTAGYSVGQILGPLAVAPLLHDGYRPALLLAAAVVLAAAVTAAVLRTGFPRREAVALRHSAPARDVRTAGR, from the coding sequence ATGAGCCCATCCGCCCAGGTCCCCGCACCCCGGGCGGAGGGCCCCCTGCTCTCCCCCTGGACGCACGTCACGCGGGTCGCCGCGGCCCTCGCGGCGGGCATGGGCGTCGGCCGCTTCGTCTATACGCCGATCCTCCCGCTGATGCACACCCAGGCGGGGCTCTCCACCACCGCCGGCGCCCACCTGGCCACCGCCAACTACGTCGGCTACCTCCTCGGCGCCCTCGCCGGCACCCTGATCCCCGCGCTGGTCCGCTCCCGCGCGGTCCTGCGCGGCTCGTTCGTCGTGCTGACCGGCACACTGGCCGCGATGCCCGCCACGCACAGCACCACGACATGGATCGCGCTGCGACTACTGGCAGGGGTGGCAAGCGCGCTGATCTTCGTGGTCGCGGTCAGCTCACTCCTCGGCCATCTGCGCAACCACCCTGCACACATGCCCGGTTGGGGCTTCGGTGGGGTGGGCGCGGGCATCGCGCTCTCCGGCCTGCTGGTCCTCGCTCTGCGCTCCGTCGCGGACTGGCAGGTCGCGTGGTGGTCCTCGGCCGCACTCGCCGCAGCACTCGCGACCGCCGCGTGGAACCTACGGCCCGAGATCCCGCCCGCACCCTCGACTGGCGCCCGTGACACGGTGGTTGACCCATGGTTCGGCGCCCTGTTCGTGAGCTACACCCTGGAGGGCGTCGGCTACATCGTCGCCGGTACCTTCCTGGTCGCCGCGATCGGACAGCGCTCCCCTGGCTGGATCGGCAGCGGCGCATGGGTGCTCGTGGGCATGGCCGCCGTACCGTCCTCCGCACTGTGGGCACGGCTCGGGCGCCGTTGGTCGCGGCCCGGGCTGCTCTGCGTGGCACTGGCGATCCAGGCGGTCGGCATCGCGCTGCCCGCGCTGATCGGCGGGGTGGCGGCGGCCCTGGTCTCGGCGGTGCTGTTCGGGGCGACCTTCATCGGCGTGAGCACGCTCGCCCTCGCAACTGGCGCGGAGCTCCGATTCCCGCGCTCCGTGGCCCTGTTGACCGCCGGCTACTCCGTCGGCCAGATCCTCGGCCCCCTCGCCGTGGCCCCGCTCCTGCACGACGGCTACCGCCCGGCCCTGCTCCTGGCCGCCGCGGTGGTCCTCGCCGCGGCCGTCACGGCCGCCGTCCTGCGGACCGGCTTCCCTCGCCGTGAGGCGGTGGCGCTACGACACTCCGCGCCCGCTCGGGACGTACGGACCGCCGGTCGCTGA